Proteins encoded within one genomic window of Microtus ochrogaster isolate Prairie Vole_2 unplaced genomic scaffold, MicOch1.0 UNK118, whole genome shotgun sequence:
- the LOC101983137 gene encoding olfactory receptor 14A16-like, with protein MTEPLNNMTDYMEFLLIGYPDGQVLQTLCVTLFFLIYVGTVMGNFLIIILITIDQHLQTPMYFFLKNLSLIDICYISVTVPKSIMNSVTNTHSISFLGCVLQVFCVIFLAGTEFALLLVMSYDRYAAICFPLHYEAIMNRGACVQMVVAAWLSGCFYGSLHATGTFSVHFCGPNVVHQFFCDIPSLLRIACFRDQILEYVFIITSCCFAFICFTLMTISYVHIFTIILKIPSVQGRFKIFSTCVPHLTVVTLFLSSGFVAYLGSTTKSPSSLNLFMSVFYSLLPPSLNPVIYSLRNSDVKMALCKILGEKMTARL; from the coding sequence ATGACTGAGCCATTAAACAACATGACAGATTACATGGAATTCTTGCTCATAGGATACCCAGATGGCCAAGTGCTGCAGACACTATGTGTCACACTTTTCTTCTTGATTTACGTGGGAACAGTAATGGGAAACTTCCTCATTATCATCCTCATCACTATAGATCAGCATCTCCAGACCCCTATGTATTTCTTTCTGAAGAATTTGTCCCTTATTGATATCTGTTATATTTCTGTCACTGTTCCAAAATCCATCATGAACTCTGTGACTAACACACATTCTATTTCCTTCCTGGGGTGTGTTTTACAGgttttctgtgtgatatttttggCAGGCACAGAGTTTGCCCTGCTTTTGGTGATGTCCTATGACCGTTATGCTGCCATTTGCTTCCCTCTACACTATGAAGCCATCATGAATAGAGGTGCCTGTGTtcagatggtggtggcagcatggctcagtgggtgttTCTATGGTTCTCTCCATGCCACAGGAACATTCTCTGTCCATTTCTGTGGTCCAAATGTAGTGCATCAGTTCTTCTGTGATATTCCATCACTTCTCAGAATTGCTTGTTTCAGAGACCAAATTCTAGAATATGTGTTTATCATCACTagctgttgttttgctttcataTGTTTTACATTGATGACTATTTCCTATGTTCACATTTTCACTATCATCCTAAAAATTCCTTCTGTACAAGGAAGGTTTAAAATTTTCTCCACGTGTGTACCCCATCTTACTGTGGTGaccttatttctctcttctggATTTGTTGCATATTTAGGCTCAACAACAAAATCCCCATCATCCCTAAACCTCTTTATGTCAGTGTTCTACTCTTTGTTACCTCCTAGCCTGAATCCTGTGATTTATAGTTTGAGAAATTCAGATGTAAAAATGGCCCTATGCAAGATTTTAGGAGAGAAAATGACTGCAAGACTCTGA
- the LOC101981180 gene encoding olfactory receptor 12-like: MTNFTHVSEFVLLGFKGGPGTQTVLFLIFLVLYVIAVVGNFGMIIIIKMDAHLHTPMYAFLQSLSFLDICYSSTIAPRAVINCFKQDHTISFGGCATQFFFLSLFGTTEAFLLAAMAYDRFIAICNPLLYSVSMSHWVCGLLVLGSYSWGAVNAITQTTMTFTLSFCGSNEINDFFCDVVPLLTLSCSDTFINQLVLLGLCGFIIVSTFLTVFVSYIYIISAILKIRTVQGRQKAFSTCASHLTGVCLFFGTVFFMYAQPSAVSSMEQSKVVSIFYTIVIPMLNPLIYSLRNKDVKQALMRSQQKFST; this comes from the coding sequence ATGACGAATTTTACACATGTCTCAGAGTTTGTTCTACTTGGATTCAAAGGGGGTCCTGGGACACAAACAGtgctatttttgatttttttagttttgtatgtTATAGCAGTGGTGGGAAATTTTGGCATGATTATAATTATTAAGATGGATGCACACCTCCACACCCCAATGTATGCCTTCCTCCAAAGTCTTTCCTTTTTGGACATCTGCTATTCTTCCACAATTGCTCCTAGAGCTGTTATAAACTGCTTTAAACAGGACCACACAATATCTTTTGGTGGGTGTGctacacaattcttttttttatctctttttggtACTACAGAAGCTTTTCTCCTGGCTGCCATGGCTTATGACCGCTTCATTGCCATCTGTAATCCTCTTCTATACTCTGTGAGTATGTCTcactgggtctgtggattattAGTGTTGGGGTCCTACTCATGGGGTGCAGTGAATGCTATCACTCAAACTACAATGACCTTCACTTTGTCCTTTTGTGGATCCAATGAAATCAATGACTTTTTCTGTGATGTCGTACCACTCTTAACCCTCTCATGTTCAGACACCTTTATAAACCAGCTGGTTCTTCTTGGTTTATGTGGTTTCATTATTGTCAGCACCTTCttgactgtttttgtttcttacatCTACATCATCTCAGCAATACTGAAGATCCGCACCGTGCAGGGACGCCAGAAAGCCTTCTCCACGTGTGCCTCCCACCTGACCGGTGTGTGCTTGTTCTTTGGTACTGTTTTCTTCATGTATGCACAGCCCAGTGCTGTTTCCTCCATGGAGCAGAGCAAAGTGGTGTCTATCTTCTATACTATTGTCATTCCTATGTTGAACCCCCTCATATACAGCCTGAGGAATAAAGATGTCAAGCAAGCTCTGATGAGAAGCCAACAGAAATTCTCCACCTGA